ATATGATTAGCCAGCTTCCAAACAAAATAAAGCTGATAATAAATACATCATTGCGTTGAAATTTTTTTTTCGTCGTATCAAATATTCCAGATAAATCAGAAAAAATTCCAAAGCACACCGATCCAAGTAGCATTAAAGATAAAGTACCAGATAAGCCAATAACACTATTGATAGCAATTGAAGAAAAAATAACTGTACATGCACCTATAATCCCACCAATATAATAAAAATAGTATGCTTTACTTTTAATAATCTGCTTTTTTTTATTTTCTTTTTTTTGTTTTCTAAATAAAAGATAACACACAATTAAAATAGCGGTAATTGTTCCTACACCATGTGCAACCCATGAGGAGTAAAGGGGGGAGGTATATCTAGCTAGAACACCATTTAAATTATTCATAACTGCTAGCAAAATACCACAAATTAAACTAGAAATGACTGGAAGTGATAAAATTTTCATAACGACTCATTTTTTTTCTTGCTACATGAATCAAGTAATTGAAATATTGAGGTAAAATAAACATCCGTATGTTTATTAAAACCTAGAGCACAAGTTTCCAAACATGTATACCCTTTTTGGCAATTAAAGGAAATTTGTTCAGAGAAATTTCTTAAAGCATTTATATTTAATTTTTCATTTGTAAAGCCCTTGCTTCCGGCAAATCCGCAACACATCAATTGCTCTGGAATAATTACATTGATTAAACATCTTTTGGCAATTTCAAGCATTTTATTTTGTAAATTTTCATTAGTAACAGAACAGTTAATATGAATAACTCCAGCTTCTTGAAGAGGTATTATGTCTAAATTATTGAGTTGAGAATGAATAAAATCAAGGGGATTTAAAATATTTTCCCAAAATAAATTTTGTTTTTTTATTTCATGGTAACAACTTAAATTTTCTATTAAAAGTATTTTATTTTTAACTTTGTTTTGGAGTGAAGATATTTTTTTTTCAGCAATGTCTGGAAATCCCATATTTGTATACATTAATCCGCAACATTCATTAGGAAGGCTTAAAATATTTGTTTTATAGTTTAATTTATTTAATATTGAAATAATTTTTTTTGTCATGGAGTTCTTACTTTTAAATATCTGTCCAGAACAAGTT
The Pigmentibacter ruber genome window above contains:
- a CDS encoding DMT family transporter; the protein is MKILSLPVISSLICGILLAVMNNLNGVLARYTSPLYSSWVAHGVGTITAILIVCYLLFRKQKKENKKKQIIKSKAYYFYYIGGIIGACTVIFSSIAINSVIGLSGTLSLMLLGSVCFGIFSDLSGIFDTTKKKFQRNDVFIISFILFGSWLIIFCR
- a CDS encoding (Fe-S)-binding protein codes for the protein MEEIYLFPTCSGQIFKSKNSMTKKIISILNKLNYKTNILSLPNECCGLMYTNMGFPDIAEKKISSLQNKVKNKILLIENLSCYHEIKKQNLFWENILNPLDFIHSQLNNLDIIPLQEAGVIHINCSVTNENLQNKMLEIAKRCLINVIIPEQLMCCGFAGSKGFTNEKLNINALRNFSEQISFNCQKGYTCLETCALGFNKHTDVYFTSIFQLLDSCSKKKNESL